A region from the Ichthyobacterium seriolicida genome encodes:
- the ftsY gene encoding signal recognition particle-docking protein FtsY encodes MSFLKNVFTKDKKQTLDKGLQKSKTHILKQLARAVLGKSTIDSDVLDNLEEALISSDVGVETTLKIIDNIEKRVSVDKYSGTDELNAILKDEIGKFLVEDSLSENIESPHVIMVVGVNGVGKTTTIGKIAHKFKKNDKRVILGAVDTFRAAAIEQLTIWSERTGSDIVKQKMGSDPAAVAYDTLQSVVSKKADVVIIDTAGRLHNKVNLMNELAKIKSVIKKVIPNAPHEILLVLDGSTGQNAVEQAREFTKVIDINSIAITKLDGTVKGGVLIGISDEFKIPIKYIGVGEGIEDLQLFDKKEFIDSLL; translated from the coding sequence ATGAGTTTTTTAAAAAATGTCTTTACAAAGGATAAGAAACAAACCTTAGACAAAGGCTTACAGAAATCTAAGACTCATATACTAAAACAGCTAGCCAGGGCTGTTTTGGGTAAAAGCACGATAGACTCCGATGTTTTAGACAACCTAGAAGAGGCCCTTATATCTTCAGATGTGGGAGTGGAGACCACTCTAAAAATAATAGATAATATAGAGAAAAGGGTGTCTGTAGATAAGTACTCAGGCACAGATGAGCTGAATGCTATCTTGAAAGATGAGATAGGTAAATTCTTAGTAGAAGATTCCTTAAGTGAAAATATAGAATCTCCGCATGTGATTATGGTAGTCGGTGTTAATGGAGTAGGGAAGACCACCACCATAGGTAAGATTGCTCACAAATTTAAAAAGAATGATAAAAGAGTAATCTTAGGAGCTGTAGATACTTTCAGGGCTGCTGCCATAGAGCAGCTTACTATATGGAGTGAAAGGACTGGCAGCGATATTGTAAAACAAAAAATGGGTTCGGATCCTGCTGCTGTGGCTTATGATACTTTGCAATCTGTTGTTTCTAAAAAGGCCGATGTAGTTATTATTGATACTGCTGGTAGACTTCACAATAAAGTTAATTTGATGAATGAACTCGCTAAGATAAAAAGCGTAATAAAAAAAGTCATTCCCAATGCTCCTCATGAAATATTGTTAGTTTTAGATGGTTCTACAGGCCAAAATGCAGTGGAACAAGCCAGAGAATTTACCAAAGTCATAGATATAAACTCTATCGCTATAACAAAGTTAGATGGCACGGTCAAAGGCGGAGTTTTAATAGGAATATCTGATGAATTCAAAATACCTATAAAATACATAGGTGTGGGTGAAGGGATTGAAGATTTGCAATTATTCGATAAAAAAGAATTTATAGATTCTCTTCTTTAA